CCGGCTCGGCCGTGCGGCCGGGCGAATGGGTGTATGCGGACAGCGACGGCGTGCTGGTGGCGAGCGCGCCGCTCATGTAAGGCGTCGCGTTATGAATGGATGTTGTCTGGACGGAGAGTAGTGAACTGATGCAAAACGTATTTGTATATGGCACCTTGCGTGCCGGTGAGATCAATGACATCGGCGCCGCGGCGGCGCGCAACGATATCGCTTCGCCAACGCTGGTCGGTTCGGCCACCTTGCGTGGCCGTCTGTTCGACTTCGGCGCCTATCCGGGCCTGGTGCCCGACGACGCAGGCGTGCACGTGCGCGGCGACGTCTACGCGATCGACGACGAACTCGTTGCCGTGCTCGATGAGATCGAGCAGGTGTATCCGGGCATCGAGGGTCTGTTCATGCCGCGTGAGGTGACCGTCGATGTCGAAGGCTCGCCCGTCACTTGCCGTTACTATCCCGTGCAGCGAGACGCTGTCAAAGGGCTGCCTGAGATACGCAGCGGCGATTGGGTCGCGCACCGGCGTTCGAACGGGCGCTGAGGGCGGCGCCGCAATCGGCAAAACGCAGCCGATAAAAGAATGGCCCAGCAGGCATAACGCCCGCCAGGCCATCCCGGTCGGTCAACTATCGAGCCATTGCGTGGCTCAGAGTTCTTCGTAAAGCGGCAGCGTCAGGAACTCGGTGAAATTCTCCGACGTCGACATGTCGCTGAAGATCTGCGCGGCGCGATCGTACGGTTTCGTATCGCCGGTAATCGAGGCTTTCACCTTGTCGAGTTCCTGTGCCGTCAGGTCGCGCACGAGTTCGGCTGTCACCTTGCGGCCATCGTCGAGCTTGCCTTTCGGCGAGCGGATCCACTGCCACACCTGCGAGCGCGAGATTTCCGCCGTCGCCGCGTCTTCCATCAGGTTGTGAATGGGAACGCAGCCGTTGCCCGCCAGCCACGAGCCGAGGTAGTGAATGCCGACGTTGATGTTGTTGCGCAGTCCCGCCTCGGTGATGGGCGCTTCAGGACGGAAATCGAGCAGATCCTTGCCCGTCACCTGCACGTCGGCGCGTTGCTTGCCGATCTGATTCGGCTTGTCGCCGAGCACCTTCACGAACTCTTCCATCGCGATGGGCACGAGTCCCGGGTGCGCGACCCAGCCGCCGTCATAGCCGTCCGTCGCGTCGCGCGCCTTGTCCGAGCGCACGCCGGCCATTGCCTTGTCGTTCGCGGCCGCGTCGCTTTTGATCGGAATCAGCGCGCTCATGCCGCCGATGGCAGGCGCATTGCGGCGGTGGCATGTCTTCAGCAGTTGCAGCGCGTACGCGCGCATGAACGGCACGGTCATCGTGATCTGCGAGCGGTCGGCCAGGCAGAAGTCCTTGTCGTTCTTGAACTTCTTGATCGCCGAGAAGATATAGTCCCAACGCCCAGCGTTCAGCCCCGAGCTGTGTTCACGCAGTTCATACAGGATCTCATCCATTTCGAACGCAGCCAGGATCGTTTCGATCAGCACGGTCGCGCGAATCGTGCCGCGCGGGACACCCACGGCTTCCTGCGCAGCAGCGAAGATGTCGTTCCACAGACGCGCTTCGAGATGGCTCTCCAGCTTCGGCAGATAGAAGTAGGGCCCGTACCGCGCGACAGTTGCTCCTTCGCGTTGTGATGCAGGAACAGCGCGAAGTCGAAGATGCCGCCCGACACGCGCTGGCCGTCGACGCTCACATGTTTCTCGTCGAGATGCCAGCCGCGCGGACGCACGATCAGCGTCGCGATGTTGTCGTTCAGCTTGTACGACTTGCCGTTCTGCTCCAGCGAGATCGTGCGGCGCACCGCTTCCTTCAGGTTGATATGGCCTGTGATCTGGTTATCCCAGCTCGGCGCATTCGAATCCTCGAAATCGGTCATGTACGAGTCCGCGCCGGAGTTCAGCGCGTTGATGATCATCTTGCGATCGACGGGACCCGTGATCTCGACGCGTCGGCGTTGCAGATCCTGCGGCAGCGGGGCGATGGTCCAGTCGCCTTCGCGGATGCTCTTCGTCTCGGCGAGGAAGTCAGGGCGCTCGCCCGCGTCGAGACGCTGCGCACGCTGGGCGCGCGCTTTCAGCAGTTGCTGGCGACGCGGCTCGAACGTCCGGTGCAGGCTCGCGACGAGTTCGAGGGCTTGCGGCGTCAGAATCGCTTCGAAGCCAGGCTTGATCTCGCCGGTGATGGTCATGCCCTGCGGGAGCGACAACGTGTTCGCCATGATTTCTCCTTGGTCGGTCAGTTTCAAAAATGCGTGGTGATGCCACTGCGTTGCTTCACGGGGTTCGCTGCCGTCATGCGCCAGGGCTGTGGCGCGTGCGGCTGCTTGTTTCCCGTTTCGCTGGTTTTCCGGACGACGTTGGGTGTTCGATAAACGTCATCAAATCGCTCATGCTCCTGCCTGTGCCGTGCGGCGCGACGCCCAGTTCTTCGGCGGGCGCGCCCTGACGGTTCAGCCAGAACACGGTGTAGCCGAACCAGTTCGCTCCGCTCGCGTCCCAGCCGTTCGACGACACGAACACGATCTCGCGCGCAGCCGCGCCGAACGCCTGTGTGCCGAGCGCATAGGTCGCAGGCGCGGGCTTGAACGCGCGCACGGCGTCCACCGACAGCACGTGATCGAACAGTCCGGACATGCCCGCGCTCTTCACCGCGATGTCGAGCATCTGCGGATTACCGTTCGACAGGATCGCGAGACCGATCGGCTCGTTGCGCCCCGCCGTACGCGCGTCGCGCAATTGGCGCAACGCGGGCAGCACGTCGGGAAACGCGGACAGGCACGCGTATTCGTCCATCAGGCGTTTTTCGCCGGCCGCGTTCAACGTGAGGCCGAGCTTGCGCGCGGAGAAACGCAGCGCGTCGAGCGTGATGTTCCAGAACGGCTCGTAGCGCGCACCGGCGGGATCGGAGGCCGTGCGCAACTGCGTGTATTCGATCTGTTTTTGCCGCCACAACTGCGAAAGCGCATCGCCGTGGCCCGGAAACATCTGCTCCGCGGCAGCGACGACGGAATGCACGTCGAACAGCGTGCCGTATGCGTCGAAAATCACTGCCTTGGGGAAGAGTGTCGTTGTGGCCGACATTGCCTTGCGCTCCATCAGAGGTCAGGATCAATTCTATTCGTGACGGCTTGTGCTAAAAAAGACTCTAAAGATCACTTGATCTTTTACTTTCATCACCCTAATCTGACGCGACCTCTTATTCGTGCGCGATCGATGCGCGCCATCATCCGCCGTGGACCGATTCAAACAGATCGAGACTTTCGTGACTGTCGCGGCGCGTGGCAGCCTGTCGGCGGCGGCGCAGTCCGAAGGCGTCGCGCCCGCGATCATCGGACGCCGCATCGACGCGCTCGAAGAACGGCTCGGCGTCAAGCTGCTCGTGCGCACCACGCGCCGCATTACGCTGACCTACGAAGGCTCGGCGTTTCTCGAAGACTGTCAGCGCATCATTCACGACATGCAGAACGCCGAGGCGAGCGTGTCGGCGGGCGGCGTGAAGGCGAGCGGCCATCTGCGCTTGTCGGCGCCCGCAGGGTTCGGGCGGCGGCACGTCGCGCCGCTGGTGCCCGCGTTTACCGTTGCGCATCCCGATGTGTCGATTTCTCTTGATCTGTCCGATCGCATGGTCGATCTCGTCAACGAAGGATTCGACTGCGCGATACGGCTGGGTGAATTGCCGGATTCGTCGCTAGTCTCGCTGAGACTCGGTGAGAACAAGCGCGTATGCGTCGCATCGCCGACTTACCTTGCACACCGCCCGGCACCGCAGACGCTCGCCGATCTCGCGCATCACAACTGTCTTGCGCTCGGCGCAAGCGCGAACCAGCAGCGCGGCTGGGTGTTCCAGCAGGGCGACAAGGTCGTCACGATCAAGGTGTCGGGCACGATGGAATGCTCGGACGGCGCGGTGCTCCACGAATGGTGTCTGGAAGGCTATGGGCTCGCGTGGCGCTCGTGGTGGGAAGTCGGCATGGATATCGCGGCGGGGCGCCTCGTCAGCGTGCTCGACGATTTCGCCGCGCCGCCCATCGGCATTCACGCGGTGTTTCCGCAGCGGCGGCATCTGCCGTTGCGCGTGCGTCTTTTCCTCGATTTCCTCAAGCACACGTACGGCAATCCCGCGTATTGGGGCTGAGCGCAGCGCGCGCCGTGCTGCGAAGCCCGGTTCGCGCGCGGGTTTCCGATATGCGGACATGCCCGCACGCGCCGCTTGCGGGACTTTTCGGCGCACTACAATCGTTCTGACAGCCCGCCGCGCGGCATCGCAACCGCTGCGGCGCAGGCGGTTGCACGCGTATGCTGGCGTTCGCGTTCCTGCTCGCCAGGTTGCGAGGCCGCGAATGGCATGGGCGCGCATTCCACACCTGCAGTCGACGACGGAGGGCACCATGTTCAAGCACATCCTCGTTCCGACGGATGGTTCGGACCTGTCGAAGAAAGCGATCGACGGCGCGATCGATCTCGCCCAGGCCGTCGGCGCGCGCGTGACGGCGTACGCGTGCCTGCCGCAATATCCGTACTCGCCGTTTTCCGAAGTCGTGATCGAGCCGCCCGTGGACTTTCAGGACCGCAGCGAGCGCGAGGCGCGCCAGCATCTGCAGGAAGTCGAGGAGGCCGCGCGCGGCGCGGGTGTCGAATGCACGAGCCAGACCAGCGTGCATCCGTCGCCGTATCTGGGCATCATCGAAGCGGCCGAGTCGGGCGGCTGTGACGTGATCTTCATGGCGTCGCATGGGCGGCGTGGACTCGGCAGTCTGCTGATCGGCAGCGAGACGCAGCGCGTGCTCACGCATACGAAGATTCCGGTGATTGTCTATCGGTGATAGGCGCTCTCGCCCGAGGTCTTTGCGGATGCCGGATCTTCGTCTGGTGCATCTGAAAAAGCGCGCGCCAGCGGATAGCCGGCGCGCGATTTGTGATGGCAGCAGCCTGATGCGGCTTGCCGTCGAGTGTGTCTTTTAAGTTCTCTCTCAGGTTCGTCTCATTCATATCGGGCGTCATGGACACGCCGCCCGACTTTCCTCCCTGGAAGTGATGGAAATCGGCCCTCTGTGGGGCCGTTTTTCACGATGCTGCGAGTGAGAGGCGCGTATCTTCCGACCGTTGAATCCGCCGACGCCGGAGGACGTCAGACGCTTCAGGCGACCTTCTTGTTGTCGAAGAACTGTTCGTCTTCCGTCGATCCGTGCAGCGCAGTCGTCGACGCATCGCGCTCAACCGTCTGCGTGACGGCGTCGAAGTAGCCCGTACCGACTTCGCGCTGGTGCTTCACGGCCGTGAAGCCCTTTTCGGCGGCGGCGAACTCGGCCTGCTGCAGTTCGACGAACGCGCTCATCTGCTGGCGCGCGTAGCCGTGCGCGAGGTTGAACATCGAATAGTTCAGCGCGTGGAAGCCGGCGAGCGTGATGAACTGGAACTTGTAGCCCATTGCGCCGAGTTCCTTCTGGAACTTGGCGATCGTCGCGTCGTCGAGGTTCTTCTTCCAGTTGAACGACGGCGAGCAGTTGTACGACAGCATCTTGCCGGGGAACTGCTTGTGGATCGCTTCAGCGAATTTCTTCGCGTACTCGAGATCCGGCTTGCCCGTCTCGCACCAGATCAGATCGGCGTACGGCGCATACGCGAGGCCGCGCGACACGGCTTGTTCGAGGCCCGGCTTCGTGCGGAAGAAACCTTCCACCGTGCGCTCGCCCGTGAGGAACGGCTTGTCGTTGTCATCGACGTCCGACGTGATCAGGTCGGCGGCTTCCGCGTCGGTGCGGGCGATCAGCACGGTCGGCACGCCGCAGACGTCGGCGGCCAGACGCGCGGCCGTCAGTTTCGCGATGTTTTCGCGCGTCGGCACGAGCACCTTGCCGCCCATGTGGCCGCACTTCTTGACGGACGCCAGCTGGTCTTCGAAGTGCACGCCCGCCGCGCCCGCTTCGATCATCGCCTTCATCAGTTCGAACGCGTTCAGCACGCCGCCGAACCCGGCTTCCGCGTCCGCGACGATCGGCGCGAAGTAATCGATATAACCTTCGTCGCCGGGATTCTTGCCTTCTGACCACTGGATCTGGTCAGCGCGCGTGAGCGTGTTGTTGATGCGCTTCACGACGAGCGGCACCGAGTTCGCCGGATATAGCGACTGGTCGGGATACATTTCACCTGCCACGTTGGCGTCGCCCGCAACCTGCCAGCCCGACAGATAGATCGCCTTCAGGCCGGCCTTGACCTGCTGCATCGCCTGATTGCCCGTCAGCGCGCCGAGCGCGTTGACGAACGGCTGTTCATGCATGTCATTCCACAGCTTTTCAGCGCCGTGACGGGCGATGGTGTGCTCGGCTTGCAGCGAGCCACGCAGGCGCACCACGTCTTCCGCGGTGAAGCTGCGCTTGATGGCCTTCCAGCGGCTGTCCGTTTCCCATTGTTGTTGAAGCTGCTTTGCCTGGTCGTTGCGCGTCATGGTGTGCTCCCTTTGCCTTGTAAGAGGGTTCGGTGGACTCGTGACCTCCGCGAAGCGAGACCGCCGAAGGCGTTTCGTTTCGTGAGGTCTTATATAAGAGTCTAGGCCGAAGGCTCTAGGCGGACCAGACACCATCAAGGCTTTTTCGGCGATTTTTACTTTAAATTTTTCAATGAGTTAACTAAAACATTTCGCAATGAGAAATGGAATTTTCCATGTTGCAACGGCGCCTGTTGTGCCGTGCAACACGATTTTTTACGACGCAAAAAAATTTTTCGCATCGTGAAATGATGGCTGAGGCGAAAAAAAACCGACGCTGGGGCGTCGGTTTTCGGGATGCGGCAGGTTTCGCCTGCGCAGATCGGGCGCCGTGAGAGCGCCCGTGCTGACAATCAGTCGCCGCGGCGTGTGTTGCGCGGGCCGTCGTTGCGGCGAGCGCCGTAACCACCGTCGCGCGAGTAACCGCCTTCGCGATTGCCGCCTCGATAGCCGCCTTCACGGTTGCCACCGCCGAAGCCGCCTTCACGCGAACCGCCTGCCGGCTTGTTGTTGCCCCAGCTGCGACCACCGCCGCTGCCGGCTTCGCGCGGCGCGCCGTAGCCGCCGCCATTGCCGCCGCCGTTGCCGTCACGCGAACCACCATAGCCCGGCTTGCCGCCGCCGCTACCGAAGCGTCGGCCGCCATTGCCGCCGCCCGGACGGCCACGGCCGCCGCCGAAACCACCGCGGCCGTTAGCCGGCGGGGACTTGCGCGGCTCGAAGCCTTCCACCACGTTGACGGGCAGCGGCGAACGCACGAAACGCTCGATGCGCTTCAGCGCGCCCTGTTCGGCGTGATGCACGAGGCTCACCGCGATGCCCGAGCGGCCCGCGCGGCCCGTACGGCCGATACGGTGCACGTAGTCTTCAGCGAACTTCGGCAGGTCGTAGTTGAACACGTGCGTGATGCCGGGAATGTCGATACCACGCGCAGCGACGTCCGTCGCCACCAGCACGCGCACACGGCGCTCGCGCAGTGCGCGGATCGTGCGGTTACGCGCGCCTTGCGGCAGGTCGCCGTGCAGCGCAGCCGATTCGAAACCGGCGTCGGCCAGACGGCCGGCCAGCGAGTCGGCGTCGCTCTTCGTCGCCGTGAAGACGATCGCCTGGTCGAGGCCGTCGGCGCGCAGCAGATGGTCGAGCAGACGGTCCTTGTGATCGCGGTCGTCGACGTAATGCACGGTTTGCGCGATGTTCGTGCGCTGTTCCATGCGCTGGACGATCTCGATACGCTCCGGATCTTTCAGCAGACGGCCCGTCAGCGAACCGATCTTGCCGTCGAGCGTGGCCGAGAACAGCATCGTTTGGCGTGTCGCAGGCGTTGCGGCAACGATCGTTTCGATGTCGTCGATGAAGCCCATGTCGAGCATGCGGTCAGCTTCGTCGAGCACGAGCATCTGCAGTTGCGACAGGTCGATACGGCCGCGTTCCAGGTGGTCGAGCAGACGGCCCGGCGTGGCGACCAGGATTTCGGGGTTCTTCGCCAGCAGCATCAACTGCTGGCCGTAAGCGACGCCGCCCAGAATGCTGACGGTGCGCAGACGCTTGAGGTGCTTGCCGTACGTGGACGCTGCCGTCGTCACCTGCATCGCGAGTTCGCGAGTCGGCGTGAGGACGAGCAGGCCCGGACGCGCGACGGGCATCGGACGGCGGCCACGGCCACCGGCGTTGCTGTCGCTGCGCGGCTCGCGCGGTTGACTGGCCTGGTTTTTTTGCAGCTGCGCGAAGCGCTCGATGGCGGGCAGCATGAACGCCGCCGTCTTGCCCGAACCCGTCGGGCTCGACACCAGCAGATCGCGGCCCGCGATGCCGGCAGGGATGGCGCGCTGCTGCACGGGCGTCGGCGTCTTGTAGCCGGCTGCCGTCAGCGCAGAGACGATGTCCGCCGACAGACCCAGCTCAGCGAACGTCGGGCCTTCAGCTTCAACGGCTTGCACGGCCGTTTCCGGCGTGTCGAGACCGAGGGCTTGTTCGGCGATGGCGTTCAGCGGGCTGGTGGTATTGCTCGAAGTCATGAGAATCCTTGAAACATGGGAAGTAACACGTCGGCGCCAATCGGCATACCCAAGTCGTCGGATTCAGCGAGCAAAAAATCAGCGAGCAAATCGAAAAACGGGGGCAACTCGCAACAATGAAGGCGAGTTTCTCGTTAGAAGCTGTATCGAATGCGACATGCCGGAATTGGCGTGCCGCCAGCCTGGACTTGACGGCCCGTAGGGCCATGCAGGAGGGGACAGGTTCTAAACTGGATTGGAGCAAAACGCTACGAGACGCTTTTCCGCAGCGTCTCCGGAACAGACCGGACATAAGCGGTGAAGCGCAGCCAGCATTATACCGATTTTTGCTGCACCGCGCCACCGTTAAGAACTTTCCGAATTAAAGGGGTTAATTCGTAAGAAGAATGGATGCTTGGCCGCGCCCCTCCGACGCGTTTCGTATCAGGCCGCCGTACCGATTTTCAGCGATTCGACCAGCTCGACATATTGCTGGCGCGCTGTTTCCGGCGGGGTGCCTTGCAGCGCGGCCCACGCATCGTACTTGTACTTGCCGACGATATCCGTGAAGCCGGGCTTGTCGCCATGCACGTCGCCGTCGGTGGCCTGCTTGAAGAGCGCGTACAGGCGCAGCAGCGTGAGATTGCCCGGACGCTCCGGCAGTTGCTTCACATCTTCCTGCGCCTTGGCGAAGAGACCGTCCACGTCGCTCATCAGATTCTCCATGCTTTGTTCGAGATAGGGCGTCGATCATAACAAGCGATGCGCGGCGCGCGGCCACGCGCGGCTGGAGCGATTCTTCCAAACGTCGGGCGCGGCTGTTGGGCACGCGTCGGGTTTTGTTCGCATCCGGCGACGCAGGGTGCCGCATTACAATAGCGGTCATGACGAAAATCGTGCTGCTTGCCCTCGATACTTCGACCGAATTCTGCTCGGTCGCACTCCTGTCCGCCGAATCCGCCGACGCTGCGTCATCGGCCGAATCGGATGCGCCTGCGTCTTCACCGCGCGTATGGACGCGTCACGAAGCGACGGGCGCCGTCTCCAGCACGCGGCTTCTGCCTGCCATCCGCGAACTGTTCGACGAAGCGGGTCTCGCGCTCGCCGATTGCGACGCGATCGCGTTCGGCTCGGGTCCCGGCTCGTTCACGGGCTTGCGCACCGCGACGGGCGTCGCGCAGGGTCTCGCGTTCGGCCTGAATTGCCCGGTGGTGCCGATCGGCACGCTGCTCGCGTGCGCCGAAAGCGTACGGCTCCGCGATCCGTCGGCGGTACGCGTGCTCGCCGCGCTCGACGCCCGCATGGACGAGGTCTATTGGGCCGACTACGCGTGGGACGACGGCGCGGGCGAATGGCGCACGGTTCATCACGCTTCGCTTGGCGCGCCGGATGCGCTCGCATTGCCGGATCAGCCGTTCACCCTCGCTGGCAACGCTGCAGCCGCTTTTGGCGAGCGTCTGAACGCTGCGTCGGCGGCGCGCAGCGTCGACCGGGAAGCCGTGCCGCACGCCTTGCCGGTTGCGTTCGCCGCGCTGCGGGCGTTCCGCGCGGGCCGCACGCTGCCCGCCGACCAGGCCGCGCCGGAGTACATCCGCGACAAGGTTGCGCAGACCACGGAAGAGCGCATGGCCGCGAAAGCGGCGCAAGTGCAGGCAGCGGCAGCGCTGAAGGGGCAGCCGGGCAACGAGTCCGAAGCTGGTAAATCTGGTAAAACGGGCCAGGCGGCCCAAACCGCGCACGACGAGGGCACGCGATGAGCGGTGTGTTGTTGGCGGACCGTTACATGTCGCCGATGACGGAAGGCGATCTCGATGAGGTCGCCGCCGTCGAAAAGCTCGCTTATGAATTTCCATGGAGCCGGGGCAACTTCGAAGACTCGCTGCGCAACGGCTACTTCGGCATGTGCCTGCGGCACGTGACGGGTACGCTGATCGGCTATTGCGTGCTGATGCCCGTCGTCGATGAAATGCATCTGTTGAATCTGTGTGTCGCGCCTGTGGCGCAGCATGCGGGCGCGGGGCTCGCGCTGCTGCGCGAAGCCGTGCGTGTCACGCGCGGCGAAAAGCTCGCAGGCATGCTGCTTGAAGTGCGGCCGTCGAACCATCGCGCGATCAAGCTGTACGAGCGCTTTGGCTTTACGTCGATTGGCCGTCGTAAGAACTATTATCCGGCGCGTCATCGCAGCCGGGAGGACGCCATCGTCATGCGTTTCAGTTTCGTGAAGGAGGGCGCAGATGGCGCTGCATGAATCGGCATTGGAAGAACTCGGCCTGGCGCCGATGTGGGTGCGTCGCGGGATCGCGCAGGGCGCGGCTGTCGAGCCTGCACCGGAAAGCGCCGCCGATGCCGTGGTGAGCGAAGCGCCGCTTGCACGCGCCGATAGGGACACGGCCGGAAGCGACGAAACGGTTCGCGCCCGGACAACGGGTTCGATCGAAGCGCAGTCGGGCGACATCGTTGAGCCCGCAATCAAACCCGTCGCGCGAGCCGAAGCACAAGAGGCGCATGCGCCCGAATCCCGCCGCGCGCCACCTCCCGCATCGGACATCACACCGCCATCGTCCGACGACGACTTCGCCTGGTTCGATGACCTTCCCGCCGAACCGCTGTCGCATACGTCGGAGATAGAAGCCAAAGCGGACAGCCCCGCGCAGCCGTCCATCGACACGCTCGACTGGCCCGCGCTCGAAGCCCGCGTGTCGGCGTGCGAACGCTGCCGCCTGTGCGAGCGGCGCACCAACACGGTGTTCGGCGTCGGCGATCGCGAAGCCGACTGGATGCTGATCGGCGAAGCGCCCGGCGAGAACGAGGACAAGCAGGGCGAACCGTTCGTCGGCCAGGCGGGCAAGCTGCTCGACAACATGCTGCACTCGCTCGATCTCGCGCGCGGCACGAACGTCTACATCGCGAATGTGATCAAGTGCCGGCCGCCCGGCAACCGCAATCCGGAACCGGACGAGGTCGCACGTTGCGAGCCGTATCTGCAACGTCAGGTCGCGCTCGTGAAGCCGAAGCTGATCGTGGCGCTCGGGCGCTTCGCCGCACAGAGCCTGCTGAAAACGGAGGCGAGCATCTCGTCGCTGCGCGGACGCGTTCACGAGTATGAAGGCGTACCCGTCATCGTCACCTACCATCCTGCGTATCTGCTGCGCAGCCTCGGCGACAAGGCGAAGTCCTGGCAGGACCTGTGCCTTGCCCGCGACACCTGGCGCAACGCTGCCGCGCAAGGAGAGGGGCCGAAATGAGCGAAGACGCCGGGTCGACCGCTTCATTCGAGGCGCCGTCAGCGGCCCGGCTCGATGCGCTCGCCGATGCCGCCGTGCGCGACATCGCATGGCTGCTGTTCAGTCCCGACCTGTTGCGCGCGCAACGGCCGCCCGGCGTGCTCGCGACGCCGTTCGAATCGCCCGATGAAGTCGCTGCGTCGC
The DNA window shown above is from Paraburkholderia sp. PGU19 and carries:
- a CDS encoding gamma-glutamylcyclotransferase family protein, whose protein sequence is MQNVFVYGTLRAGEINDIGAAAARNDIASPTLVGSATLRGRLFDFGAYPGLVPDDAGVHVRGDVYAIDDELVAVLDEIEQVYPGIEGLFMPREVTVDVEGSPVTCRYYPVQRDAVKGLPEIRSGDWVAHRRSNGR
- a CDS encoding haloacid dehalogenase type II, giving the protein MSATTTLFPKAVIFDAYGTLFDVHSVVAAAEQMFPGHGDALSQLWRQKQIEYTQLRTASDPAGARYEPFWNITLDALRFSARKLGLTLNAAGEKRLMDEYACLSAFPDVLPALRQLRDARTAGRNEPIGLAILSNGNPQMLDIAVKSAGMSGLFDHVLSVDAVRAFKPAPATYALGTQAFGAAAREIVFVSSNGWDASGANWFGYTVFWLNRQGAPAEELGVAPHGTGRSMSDLMTFIEHPTSSGKPAKRETSSRTRHSPGA
- a CDS encoding LysR family transcriptional regulator, whose product is MDRFKQIETFVTVAARGSLSAAAQSEGVAPAIIGRRIDALEERLGVKLLVRTTRRITLTYEGSAFLEDCQRIIHDMQNAEASVSAGGVKASGHLRLSAPAGFGRRHVAPLVPAFTVAHPDVSISLDLSDRMVDLVNEGFDCAIRLGELPDSSLVSLRLGENKRVCVASPTYLAHRPAPQTLADLAHHNCLALGASANQQRGWVFQQGDKVVTIKVSGTMECSDGAVLHEWCLEGYGLAWRSWWEVGMDIAAGRLVSVLDDFAAPPIGIHAVFPQRRHLPLRVRLFLDFLKHTYGNPAYWG
- a CDS encoding universal stress protein: MFKHILVPTDGSDLSKKAIDGAIDLAQAVGARVTAYACLPQYPYSPFSEVVIEPPVDFQDRSEREARQHLQEVEEAARGAGVECTSQTSVHPSPYLGIIEAAESGGCDVIFMASHGRRGLGSLLIGSETQRVLTHTKIPVIVYR
- the aceA gene encoding isocitrate lyase; the encoded protein is MTRNDQAKQLQQQWETDSRWKAIKRSFTAEDVVRLRGSLQAEHTIARHGAEKLWNDMHEQPFVNALGALTGNQAMQQVKAGLKAIYLSGWQVAGDANVAGEMYPDQSLYPANSVPLVVKRINNTLTRADQIQWSEGKNPGDEGYIDYFAPIVADAEAGFGGVLNAFELMKAMIEAGAAGVHFEDQLASVKKCGHMGGKVLVPTRENIAKLTAARLAADVCGVPTVLIARTDAEAADLITSDVDDNDKPFLTGERTVEGFFRTKPGLEQAVSRGLAYAPYADLIWCETGKPDLEYAKKFAEAIHKQFPGKMLSYNCSPSFNWKKNLDDATIAKFQKELGAMGYKFQFITLAGFHALNYSMFNLAHGYARQQMSAFVELQQAEFAAAEKGFTAVKHQREVGTGYFDAVTQTVERDASTTALHGSTEDEQFFDNKKVA
- a CDS encoding DEAD/DEAH box helicase — its product is MTSSNTTSPLNAIAEQALGLDTPETAVQAVEAEGPTFAELGLSADIVSALTAAGYKTPTPVQQRAIPAGIAGRDLLVSSPTGSGKTAAFMLPAIERFAQLQKNQASQPREPRSDSNAGGRGRRPMPVARPGLLVLTPTRELAMQVTTAASTYGKHLKRLRTVSILGGVAYGQQLMLLAKNPEILVATPGRLLDHLERGRIDLSQLQMLVLDEADRMLDMGFIDDIETIVAATPATRQTMLFSATLDGKIGSLTGRLLKDPERIEIVQRMEQRTNIAQTVHYVDDRDHKDRLLDHLLRADGLDQAIVFTATKSDADSLAGRLADAGFESAALHGDLPQGARNRTIRALRERRVRVLVATDVAARGIDIPGITHVFNYDLPKFAEDYVHRIGRTGRAGRSGIAVSLVHHAEQGALKRIERFVRSPLPVNVVEGFEPRKSPPANGRGGFGGGRGRPGGGNGGRRFGSGGGKPGYGGSRDGNGGGNGGGYGAPREAGSGGGRSWGNNKPAGGSREGGFGGGNREGGYRGGNREGGYSRDGGYGARRNDGPRNTRRGD
- a CDS encoding acyl-CoA-binding protein — its product is MSDVDGLFAKAQEDVKQLPERPGNLTLLRLYALFKQATDGDVHGDKPGFTDIVGKYKYDAWAALQGTPPETARQQYVELVESLKIGTAA
- the tsaB gene encoding tRNA (adenosine(37)-N6)-threonylcarbamoyltransferase complex dimerization subunit type 1 TsaB; translation: MTKIVLLALDTSTEFCSVALLSAESADAASSAESDAPASSPRVWTRHEATGAVSSTRLLPAIRELFDEAGLALADCDAIAFGSGPGSFTGLRTATGVAQGLAFGLNCPVVPIGTLLACAESVRLRDPSAVRVLAALDARMDEVYWADYAWDDGAGEWRTVHHASLGAPDALALPDQPFTLAGNAAAAFGERLNAASAARSVDREAVPHALPVAFAALRAFRAGRTLPADQAAPEYIRDKVAQTTEERMAAKAAQVQAAAALKGQPGNESEAGKSGKTGQAAQTAHDEGTR
- the rimI gene encoding ribosomal protein S18-alanine N-acetyltransferase, translating into MSGVLLADRYMSPMTEGDLDEVAAVEKLAYEFPWSRGNFEDSLRNGYFGMCLRHVTGTLIGYCVLMPVVDEMHLLNLCVAPVAQHAGAGLALLREAVRVTRGEKLAGMLLEVRPSNHRAIKLYERFGFTSIGRRKNYYPARHRSREDAIVMRFSFVKEGADGAA
- a CDS encoding uracil-DNA glycosylase → MALHESALEELGLAPMWVRRGIAQGAAVEPAPESAADAVVSEAPLARADRDTAGSDETVRARTTGSIEAQSGDIVEPAIKPVARAEAQEAHAPESRRAPPPASDITPPSSDDDFAWFDDLPAEPLSHTSEIEAKADSPAQPSIDTLDWPALEARVSACERCRLCERRTNTVFGVGDREADWMLIGEAPGENEDKQGEPFVGQAGKLLDNMLHSLDLARGTNVYIANVIKCRPPGNRNPEPDEVARCEPYLQRQVALVKPKLIVALGRFAAQSLLKTEASISSLRGRVHEYEGVPVIVTYHPAYLLRSLGDKAKSWQDLCLARDTWRNAAAQGEGPK